In Spinacia oleracea cultivar Varoflay chromosome 5, BTI_SOV_V1, whole genome shotgun sequence, a single window of DNA contains:
- the LOC130461299 gene encoding uncharacterized protein: MPDDGDSSGNQNGNAYADPYYLANSDHSSSNQQLGIIIFNGENYLNWTRSIRMALGSRNKLGYIDGKIKKPNQGHADFGKWYRNDNAVRGWILASMTTNLAESLIYLETSKDLWDEVKERYGQTNAPLLYQLKKELSDLKQENQAVGNFYCKLKNLWDHISSIEGMPECTCGAMSKCTCNMMKKLADAESLNKLIQFLMALNEGLSTLFSSKRNKRKSLVT; this comes from the exons ATGCCAGATGATGGAGATAGTAGTGGAAATCAAAATGGGAATGCATATGCAGATCCTTATTATTTAGCCAACTCAGACCATAGCAGTTCTAACCAGCAGCTTGGAATCATCATTTTTAATGGTGAAAATTATCTCAACTGGACCAGGAGCATTAGGATGGCACTTGGCTCAAGGAACAAGCTTGGATATATTGATGGAAAGATCAAGAAGCCAAATCAGGGGCATGCAGATTTTGGTAAATGGTACAGAAATGATAATGCTGTGAGAGGATGGATTTTGGCTTCAATGACAACAAACCTTGCAGAGAGTCTCATATACCTTGAAACTTCCAAGGATTTGTGGGACGAAGTCAAGGAAAGGTATGGTCAAACAAATGCCCCCCTCTTGTATCAGCTGAAGAAAGAGTTGAGTGATTTGAAGCAAGAAAATCAGGCTGTTGGGAATTTTTACTGCAAGCTGAAGAATTTATGGGATCATATATCTTCTATTGAAGGTATGCCTGAGTGCACATGTGGAGCAATGAGTAAATGCACTTGTAACATGATGAAAAAATTGGCAGATGCAGAATCTCTGAACAAACTGATACAGTTTCTAATGGCTCTCAATGAGG GGCTTTCCACCTTGTTCAGCAGCAAGAGAAACAAAAGGAAATCACTGGTAACATGA
- the LOC130461190 gene encoding uncharacterized protein — protein MKKKCDHCTMKGHTKEECFQLVGYPDWFKNPGKGKITHKTSANVNKQGNDFAGDTPLEKSNEHGETSGAKSDPNLISTLVQEVMKALSEKQHLANFAGPYQ, from the exons ATGAAGAAAAAGTGTGATCACTGCACAATGAAAGGGCATACTAAAGAAGAATGCTTCCAGCTTGTGGGTTATCCAGACTGGTTTAAGAACCCTGGGAAGGGAAAGATAACACACAAGACATCAGCAAATGTGAACAAGCAAGGGAATGACTTTGCAGGTGACACACCACTTGAGAAAAGCAATGAGCATGGTGAAACAAGTGGAGCAAAGTCAGATCCAAACCTTATCTCTACTCTGGTGCAGGAAGTGATGAAGGCACTCAGTGAGAAACAACATTTAGCAAACTTTGCAG GACCCTATCAGTAA